TTCACTTTGTTATCAAATATTCATAACTCAGTGCTTTTTCTGGAAACATCCACCTAGCATAGCACTGAAGCCATAGCAAAAACTCTATTTTGAGATCATCCAAGCCCCAAATTGAGTTATTGATCCTGGGTAGGGATGCCTGATGGCCAGCCTAAGCCTTGGGCTCCTGAAAATGTTCTTCTTTGAGGGGTACTGACAAGGGCCAAGGCCCCAAAACCACAgtggatatttttttctttctctccttatTTTTCGGGGACGTTCTACTCTTCTGTGGCTCGTATCCGTATCCAGAATTGCTTGGTCTCCAGTTGTTGGCTCTACTGTTGCTATTCAGCTGGTGCCATGGCCTGAGATTGACCTCCTACCTGTCTTTTTTCCCCCTACCAGCCATGGGTCATGTTCGCCTGGTCCCAAATCTGTTGGTGCTTTTGGCATGGCAATGCCAAAAGTTGGCAAGGTGgcacaaacaggtctgggaccagccCCTGGGGATCAGATCTGTTCCCCAAGCAGCGTCTGTGTCTCATTTGAAATGCCACAGCGTCTGTGTCTCATTTGAAATGACTGTGATTTAGCCAAAATGCTAAAAGGTTAATTTCTTTTGGATGGTCGTAGTTGTCAATCTGTATGCTTTTGTTTTATGTAAGTCATTGAATGAGCAGTTAACTTCTTAGGTCTTATTCCATGTTCTTTGAGGGTGATTTTATTTCATAGACTTGTTGATGACTACTACTAAGCAGTGCAATATAATGTGTGTGCATAATGCCATTGTGTGTGATGGTTATGTCCTTAGCTTTATCGGCCATAGGCCATATTGTGGGAAATATTATTTAAGATCATACATTAATACTTGGACCCTCTGCTGTTCATATACATACTGATATGTGGACTATGTTGAGATGTTTTGCTGTTGCTGTGACAGAACTgtgatttgtgtgtttgtgtgtttggcatTTCCTGTCTCGGTGAGGGGCAGGATGGGAGGAAGCAAGCAGCTGACGTGTGTCTCCTCCTTTTACCTTTGTCTCTCTTTCCAGCTGATTTGTGTGTCTGTGAATTTGCCTTTtgatctctttgtgtgtgtgtgtgtgtgtgtgtgtgtgtgtgtgtgtgtgtgtgtgtgtgtgtgtgtgtgtgtgtgtgtgtgtgtgtgtgtgtgtgtgtgtgtgtgtgtgtgtgtgtgtgtgtgtgtgtgtgtgtgtgtgtgtgtgtgcgtactggtTGGGAATGCGAACAACATTTCGGACActtctgtacgtgtgtgtgcatacCTCCAAAACCCACTTCCCCCTATGTCGAAGTCTTAACATGGGCATccgtgcgtatgtgtgtgaacccctctaacccccctctctctgtgtctctctaggGTGCAGGGTGAGAGGAAAAGGGAACTTTATGACAGAGTATTAGGATGGCCAGTGAAGGCTCCAGTAGCATCCCCAGCCCTGTGGTGCGACAGATCGACAAGCAGTTCCTGATCTGCAGCATATGCCTGGACCGCTACGACAACCCCAAAGTGCTGCCCTGCCTCCATACCTtctgtgagaggtgtgtgtgtgtgtgtgtgtgtgtgtgtgtgtgtgtgtgtgtgtgtgtgtgtgtgtgtgtgtgtgtgtgtgtgtgtgtgtgtgtgtgtgtgtgtgtgtgtgtgtgtgtgtgtgtgtgtgtgtgtgtgtgtgtgtgtgtgtgcgcgcgctgcCTGTCTCATTTTTGTTCTATATGTCCAGTTTGGGAGAGTGCGTGAGCTTGATTGTCTTTGAGAGTGTGATTTATCGGTTGGCAAACGTGTGAATATTCTGCCAATTAAGGGTGATAGAAAGTGATGCTTGCTCATCACACATCCTTGGATTAAAGATGACATAACCAAATATGTATAGAGTGTCTCTCCTTTTGTCATGGATAGGGAACTTAGCTGAATATATAAACTAAATACTGTAGCTTCACAAAATGGCTGTCTTTTCTGTGACCACATTTGGTCTGTCCATGTCACCCTCCTAGACTAGCTGTCTTTGTCCCTGGGAGAAGAAGGGAGAGCTCAgtgcctgtctctgcctgtctcattGTTCTGTATAGCATCTAGAGCGTGACATTACTCAATTAGATTTGATGATGCTGTTGTACCAAGATGCTCTTGCTCTCTTTTGCTCGTTCTCTATCTTTTGCTTGTTTTCTCTCCCTATCGttgtctctttctccttctgtctttgtctctgagtgtctctctcccttctctctgtcttatGTCTCTCAACTACCCTtcttctgtctgtcttctctcccaTTCTCTTTTTCCCCACTCTGtcgctctctccatctgtctagTCTCTCTCTGTTCATTTCGGAGTCAGTATGGTGCAGGCAACTGTGTGCTGAATATAAAAATTCAATTCGTTTTTGAGGGGCAGAAAACTTTAACTTGATTGACACTTTAGGTTTTTCTTCCATTTTAATTCTGTGTTGACTTTGATGACCATCGGACGACTTAATTCATCAGTGGTGAAACAGTGAATCAGCGTCTCTGTGAAAATGGTATATGACTAGATAGAATGAAATCAAACTAGCAATTCAATAGGCCATttaaagttgtttttgatatatacatatactgtatatatatattttgtgggACCTTTTTCTGGGCTTTTGTTCTTCTCCCATAAATCAGGTACCTAAACGTATTGCAGGACGCTATCTAGGGCTAGGCGGTGTGTGACTGTGAATCCCACCCCTTCATACAATGTGTTCTAGAGTCACTCACTGGTATTAGAAGTCAGTGTTGTTGGTGTATGGTGGAAATAACCCTGTAGTCTGCTACTACAACATTTTAGGATTTGATCCTGTAAAAAAAGATTGTTTCCTGATTCAAGCAGAATATACTAGACGAGTCATAATAACATAGATGTATGATACATATATCTGTtgttgcatcccaaatgtcaaCCTCTTCCCTATTTaggccactacttttgacctggggccatttgggatgcaggcgtGTAGCCTGTGTTTTCTGTCATGACAGGTATTAGGGCTGTGGTGGTATAGAAATAGTCTAGAAACACTAGTAAGTATATCCACATCTGACATTTAACTCCGCCCTCCTACccgcctctctcctctccaggtgcCTGCAGAACTACATCCCGGCCCACAGTCTGACGCTGTCGTGCCCCGTGTGCCGCCAGACGTCCATCCTGCCGGAGAAAGGCGTGGCGGCGCTGCAGAGCAACTTCTTCATCACCAACCTGATGGATGTGCTGCAGCGGCCCCCCAGCGACAGCCGCAGCCAGGAGAATGCCGTGTTGGAGACCATCAGCTCTGTGGCCACGGGACAACCGCTCTCCTGCCCCAACCACGTAGGAAATGTAGGATATAACGACAGacagactctctctcacacacacacagataataaTTTCCATCTATCAATGTCCATATAACGTTATTATTCTACCGATAGGTCACCTTGAAATTACAGTGATGGTCAAGGAATCTCACCTGGAGATTCCGTGacattcaactctctctctctctctctctctctcgctctctctctctctctctctctctctctctctctctctctctctctctctctctctctctctctctctctctctctctctctctctctctctctctcatcaccataGCAACAGGTTTATTTTTATGGGCTACTGTCATGGAGGCACTACCACACTGGCACTGAACTCCTAAGTGTGGATAATGACTTGCTTCAATGCTTGATACAGAGGTTTACAACAGAGTGTGATGTTTTGGGGGATTTTAGATTACTTGTGtggtgtttttttttatatagttaAGAGGGAATAAATATTAGGGTTAGTAAATATCTACGGTGTTTTGTGCCCTCATATATTCTGGGAATATTTGGGGAGTGCTTTCGCACACCTGCACAGTATGCATTTGCAATCATGTCAGAGGGAAGGAAAAAGTAAGGAGAAAATGGATTCTCATACCGTTCCTTCACCTTGACCTTTAAACTCTTGCTTTGCTCTTGCCTAGGTGATGGAGTTCTACTGTCCACCGTGTGAGACAGCCATGTGCCAGGACTGTACGAGCGGCGAGCATGCCGAGCACCCCACTGTACCCCTCAAAGATGTGGTCGAGCAGCACAAGGCCTCACTGCAGGAACAGCTTGACGCCGTCAAAAACCGGTAGAGGCCAATACATACCCCTGGGGGACACCAAGACATTATATGACATATTTACATCCATTTAAACAAATTACAACCAGAAAATAACCATTTAATAATAATTATGACATCCAATTGCACTGGACACAGTCAAAAAAAGGTAATGGCCCAACACACACCCCTGGGGAAAGTGGGTTAATGGCGCCATCTTTGGTTGTATTTGTACACAGAATACATCATATGTTCTTCCCCAATTTGCACTAGTGTATTGATTTTTCCTATTAGACTCAAAGTCCTTCATCGACCCATTTTGGACCTTAGGCTTTGCcttcgaaagtattcagaccccttaactttttccacattttgctacattacaaccttattctaaaatggattaaataaaacagattcctctgcaatctacacataatgacaaagcaaaaactgttttgggGAAAttattgcaaatgtattaaaaataaaaaacagataccttattttttataagtattcagaccctttgctatgagacttgaaattgagctcagatgcatcctgtttccattgatcatccttgagattttactggaacttgactggagtccacctgtggtaaattcaattgattggacatgatttggaaaggcacacacctgtctatataaggtcccacagttgacagtgcatgtcagagcaaaaccaagccacggggtcgaaggaattgtacgtagagcgtcgagacaggattgtgtcgaggcacagatctggagaagggtaccaaaacatttatgcagcattgaaggtccccaataacacagtgacctccatctttgttaaatggaagaagtttggaaacaccaagactcttcctaaagctggccgcgaGGCCAAACTGAgttatcgggggagaagggccttggtcagggaggtgaccaagaacctgatggtcactctgacagagctccagagttcctctggccaggcggaagccactcctcagtaaaaggcacatgaattcccgcttggagtttgccaaaaggcacctaaagactctcagaccatgagaaacaagattctctggtctgatgaaaccaagatttaactctttggcctgaatgccaaacatcacatctggaggaaacctggcaccatccctatggtgaagcatggtggtggcagcatcatgctgttgggatgtttttcagcggcagtgatTGGGaaactagttaggatcgaggtaaagatgaacggagcaaagtacacagagatccttgacgaaaacctgcttctgagcactcaggacctcagactagggtgaagATTCACCCTCCAACagggcaacgaccctaagcacaaagccaagacaacgcggagtggcttcgggacaagtctctacatgtccttgagtggtccagccagagcccggacttgaacccgatcgaacatctctggagagacctggaaataaatgtgcagtgacgctccccaaccaacctgacagagcttgagaagatctgcagagaagaatgggagaaactcaccaaatagaggtgtgccaagcttgtagtgtcataccaggaaactcaaggctgtaattgctgccaaaggtgcttcaactaagtactgagtaaagggtctgaatgcttatgtaaatgtgatattttttatttattttattaattaacaaacataaaaataaacattttgctttgtcattatggggtattgtgtgtagattgatgagggacaattttaggataaggctgtaacctaacaacgtggaaaaagtcaagtgtctgaattctttccgaaggcactgtatatgtatcAGAGGCAACCTAAGCATTATCCCCGATGGCCCAGTAGTTTGAGGGACAATGCGCTCCATCCTTCAAAGTGATGTCGTCACAGTCAGCTAATTTTGACCTAAGACTGATCGCACCTACCCTCtgactccctcccttccttcaggCTGCCTGAAATCGACTCGGCCCTGCAGGTGCTGTCGGAGATCCTGCAGCAGCTGACCAATCAGAAGAGCTCCATCGAGGGGGACATCCACACCACGTTCGATGAGTTGCAGAAGACCCTGAACGTCCGCAAGAGTGTCCTGCTCATGGAGCTTGAGGTCAACTACGGCCTCAAGCAGAAGGTGAGGCCCCCGACATTTGATAAATGGGGGGGGGTTGAGTGGGACATTAATTTGAACCTTTTCTTGTGGGTTTCTGATTGTTTTGGATTGTTTTGGCAATTTGTTTAGTGCACACATTCAATATGATACaaaattagaggcaggtggtcaATGAAGGTAAGTAGATTAATGATTAGGAGATAAAGGAAATACATTTCTAAACATGGGCATAGTTTTTAAACCAAGAATTAACAGCATTATACTCAGAATGTAAACAAGAAAAATACTGAAAGTAGATTCTTCCCAATCTGAAAATCTAGTATTTATTGAAAGCAATAGGTGGTAATTTTACAACAACTGAAACGTTTTCTGATTCCAATGTGCCTTCCTAGAAACAAATCTCTATCCTAAAATATTAAATTAAACCTGTATTAATAAAGGATCAATAACATAGCAATATAAATAAAGTCCTCCGTTCGTTCTACTATCCCACACAGCAGCAGAGGCTCTGTTTACACTGTTTCTACTTTGCATGCCAGTGGCTCAGCTGTGGATCAGGCTGTTCTCTGAGaaatgattaaataaaacatggtTTGGGGAGGGCtggaagggaggagagactgactgccaGGGCAGAGAAGCTGATGCCCCACCCAGCCCAGAGAACCAATCAACCAGGCTGGCCTAGCACCCAACGCCCTCCCCTTAGGGAGCAGAGCACCATCACATGGGAATGATTCACCAGTAGGACCGGCTggctagagcagacagagtgctGCACAAAGGAAGGGAGGACTTTAATCTTTCTGCCCTTTCCTATAGGGTGTGGACTGTGGATACTTTCTACTTTTCTATATCTAGGCTTTGGGGTTGTCGTTGTGTTTATCTAGTTGGTAATTTAGGctttgaaagtgctgtatctttCTAGCAAGCAAGCTAGCTGAGCTGTTCATGTTTAAAGAGAGGGTGAGTCTTGAAAGCAGAGAAGGGTTGATAAAGTGGGTAGGTACAGTGGTGTAGGTTTCCACAGTGCACTGCGCTAAGTGAGTGTGCACTGTTTCTCCCTGCCTTTGGGACATCCTCTTTCTCTATCTAGAATATCTTTGTGTTAGTCTTGTGAGTCTTATACAGTATGAAGCAAGGCTTGATATAgatagtggtggagaaagtagtTTTGGCTGGGGACTTTGAGAGCTCAATGGCTTCTCATGTTGTCGAAGAGGATGAGTGTGATAGCCAGAtgcaggtgagtgtgtgtgtgtgtgtgagagacagtgagactgtgtgtgtgtgcatgcgtgcgatGCTCAGTCTTTCAACCCAGCTCTGTAGCATTTTTGTGCTGTGGTGTTATGTTAACAAGTGATAACTTTTATAGTTAGTCGACCCTCTTCCATATGACTATACCAGTGGATGTGTCAAAAGTCCACTTAGCTTAGTCTGCAATTCTAAGCTGTTCCTTAGCTTAGTCTGCAATGTTTATTCTTGGTAATTGAAAATGTAGCTTTATTCTCAACACAGCAAATCAAATGGTATTCATGTGGCATATGGACAGCTGTCAAAAAGCAGATGTGTGTTTTCatttgttgtgtgtgtatgtttccagTTCCCTGCTTGCAGTGTATatttgcatgtgtctgtgtgcacacatttgttagGTGAATGTGTTTGTTGATCAGACGTTTGACCATGTTTGTGTATTTAcattgtttatatgtgtgtgtgcgtgtatgtgcacATGCATCCATGTGTGTACATTGACAGATTGTATACAGtgtttgcacgtgtgtgtgtgtgtgtgtgtgtgtgtgtgtgtgtgtgtgtgtgtgtgtgtgtgtgtgtgtgtgtgtgtgtgtgtgtgtgtgtgtgtgtgtgtgtgtgtgtgtgtgtgtgtgtgtgtgttgtcagccCCTCACACTGACAGATGTTTGCATGCCCACATGTGCATCTCCATTCACACCCACCTGACACCCTTCTACGCCCTCACCCCCTCTACTATCCCGCCCCCTcactcttttcccctctctaCATTGTGTTTCTCCCAGGTGCTCCAAGCCCAGCTGGACACGTTATTCCAGGGCCAGGATGGCATCAACAGCAGCTGCAATTTCACTGAGCAGGCCCTGAGCCACGGCACCGAGGCCGAGGTCCTGCTCGTCAAGAAGCAGATGAGTGAGCGACTCAGCGAGTTGGCCAGCCAAGAGCTCCCCCTCCAGCCCGGGGAGAACGACCAGCTGGACTTCCTGGTGGAGACGGAGGGCCTCAAGAAGTCAATCCACAATCTGGGTACTATAGTTACAACGAATGCTGTGGCGTCCGAGACGGTGGCCACGGGCGAGGGCCTGAGGCAGTGCGTAGCGGGCCTGCCCACCTCTGTCACCATCACGACTAAGGACAAGGACGGTGAGCTGTGTAAGATGGGGAAAGCCAACATCACGGCGGAGATTGCCACGCCGGACGGTAGCGTGGGCGACGGCGAGATACTGGACAACAAAAACGGGACGTATGAGTATCTGTACACGGCGCCGAAAGAGGGTAGTTTGACGCTGTCGCTGCGTCTGTATGACCAGCATATTAAGGGGAGTCCCTTTAAGATTAAAGCGACAAAGTCGGCCGATGTGTCGCCCAGTACGGAGAGCGCTAAGAAGAGGTTGAAGTCGCCGGGGAGTAGCCACGTCAAGCAGAAGGCCATCAAGAGGCCAGCCAGTATGTACAGCACAGGGAAGAGGAAAGAGAACCCCATCGAAGATGACCTAATTTTCAGGATCGGTAATGGTTGCCTTATCATTGGTGTTTTAACAGATTTAAAGGGAAGGTTCAACTAACACATTTAAAGGAACCGTTCACCTAATACATATGTTGTACGGTATAGGGTATACCGAAACTTTTGTACTTTTTTGATACTGGAACATAAAAATCGGTACGGTACTTGAATGTTGGTTACTTTCAGTACTTCTGTAAAAATGTGTTTCACGGATCAACTCTATCGCTTATATTGTGAGGTGCACACCGTGCCTGCTCCACTTACTCATTgatagcctgcactgggagtctggactgcatcatgttaacTTCTGTGCAGAGTGGGGAGCTACCACACTTGAATAATGCGCAAACGACATGTTGAAACTGTTAATTACTGttcgcaaaacaatgtccatacaggcTAGATCACTTTACAATGCAAGGAGTCTCAGTTGCATCAAGctttgtaggctaactttccttgctagttTACAGCGGAAGCAAACATCAATTTACTACCGTAGTACTTTATTTGTGATTTAAAATGGAGACTGTAACGCAAAATGCACTGATTTGAAAGCCGATTGTCACCAAAATCTTTATTCATTCACTTAATTGGTCTCCTgttgaatatgcattcacctgtattgtgaaatGGCCTAGGCTacgtttacatttgagtaatttagcagatgctcttatccagagcgacttaaagtagtgagtgcatacattttcatactggtcccacgTGGGacatcgaacccacaaccctggcgttgcatgCGCtgtactctaccaactgagccacacgggaccaaatttacccagtttatcaataaagatttaccattcaaatacaTTATTACCATTTATGTTATGTAGTTTGATTGGTAAAAACAAAGTCAAATTGATTTTATGATTGTATAATTGATTTAACattttgatgtaaaaaaaaaaaaatgaagtcCAAAGAGGCCAAAcaattgaacagagcagtagctgagtttttctgtctggatcaagtgccattctgtgaATTTGGTGAAAATACCTTTTTTTTTGCTGTGGTATCATTTTGGTGTCGAGTATTGGGATGGTATCGAGTatcgtgatactaaacctggtattgGTAACAAAGTCAAAATTCTAGTACCATGACAACActaatatgttatgaattactaGTCAAAGTTTTTGTGTGGAATTGGAAAAAAGTTACTCAGAGAACTGACCAATGTAAGAATAATACAGTTCACTTTAAAAGAAATCATATGTCAAAATGTTTTCACTTGGGAAACTCTTAATCTACACTCATATGATGAATACGCATCACGGGGGAATTTGACACTTGTTTATTTCATGCCTTCCAGGTACAAAGGGAAGAAACAAAGGGGAATTCACCAATCTACAGGGTGTGGCTGCCTCCTCAGTAGGCAAGGTGTTGATAGCAGACAGCAATAACCAGTGTGTTCAGGTAAGGGAACTGGCTGGATAATGTCATCTCTAGCTCTATTTCATAGATCATGAATTAAACCCATGTCATTTACGCCACTCAAGACCATGACtgaatcccaaatagcaccctattccttagtgcactatttttgaccaaggCCTGTTGAGCTAATGCTCAGGCATTACTGTTAGAGGTCTCAAGGCCTCAAGGCAACGTTACCCGTCACACAAATGTAAAAACATTTGGCTTCAAAAGAGAACAAGCAGTCATATAATGGGTTGCGATAATAGATTGCGTTTACATAACCACTTTGAGAACTAGTGAAAAGTGTTAACACTGTACAGTAGGATGTCTTATATTCAGATGATACCAGTTGTTCAAGGTAGGATCAACAAGCACGTTATGCTTCTTCTCTTCGCCTGAGGGAGATGTCTGAGGGAATTGTGGGATGACTCATCATCGCTATTGAACATAATTAGCTTGGTGAGACCTGCACTTTGTCATCTCCATGGAGACCAaccatcagctgtccgtcctcccttcaatacatttgatttggaaAGGGCTGAGAATATGTTCCATCAAATGAACATACAAGCACTTGTGTTTTGTGAGTTTTTTGTCGTTGTAGATTTGCGCTGTTGATCTGTGGATTTACATGGCTTGAGTACCAGATGAATAATGGAAATTGACAAACTAATAGGTTTTAATTGATTGATTTACCACAGCACACATTCATTTTTGAGTGAGCACATAATTTGTTGTTTCATGTAATAAAGGTTAGGCATGATAAAATAAGTTTCTACTGTAGTTAGACTCTTTCATTCAAATATTTTATCCCatttacagaaccagtcaaaagtttggacacctactcattcaagggtttttctttatttttacattgtagaataatagtgaagacatcaaaactatgaaataacacacatggaatcatgtagtaaccaaaaagtgtttaacaaatcaaaatatattatatatttttacattcttcaaagtagccaccattttccTTGATGGAAATTGTGCATACCAGCTTCatgtggaatgcttttccaacagtcttgaaggagttcccacatatgctgagcacttgttggctgctattcctttactctgcggtccaactcatcccaaaccatctcaatttggttgaggtcgggggattgtgtaggccaggctgtgaaagggctatttgaccaagaaggagagtgatggagtgcttcagcggtgtgttgggtcattgtcctgttgaaaaacaaatgatacttCCACtatgcacaaaccagatgggatggcgtatcgctgcagaatgctgtggtagccatgctggttaagtgtgtcttgaattctaaataaatcacagacagtgtcaccagcaaagcaccatcacaccaccttctccatgcttcacggtgggaaccacacatgcggaggtcatccattcacctactctgtgtatcacaaagacacggcggttggaatcaaaaatctcaaatttggactcatcagaccaaaggacagatttacaccgatctaatgtccattgctcgtgtttcttggccaaagcctcttcttctttttggtgtcctttggtaggggtttctttgcagcattttgacaatgaagtcctgattcacacagtctcctctgaacagttgatgttgagatgtgtctgttacttgaactctgtgaagaatttatttgggctgcaatttctgagtctggtaactctaatgaacttatcctctgcagcagaggtaactctgggtcttcctcatgagagccagttttatcatagcgcttgatggtttttgcgactgcccttgaagaaactttcaaagttctagaaattttccgcattgactgaccttcatgtcttaaagtaatgacggactttcgtttctctttgcttatttgagcttgccataatatggtattggtcttttaccaaatagggctaacttcTGCATACCTTgtcactacacaactgattggctcaaacacattaagaaggaaagaacaaggcacacctgttaattgaaaggcattccaggtgactacctcatgaagctggttgagagaatgccaagagtgtgcaaagctgtcattaaggcaaagggtggttactttgaagaatctcaaatataaaatatattttgatttgtttaacacttttttggttactacatgattcaatatgtgttatttcatagttttgatgtcttcactattattctaatgtagaaaatagtaaaaaataaagaagtaggtgtgtccaaacttttgactggtactgtacataacaGTGGTAGTTAGCATCTAGCTCAGGGCTGTTCAATTCCGGACCTGGAGGGCCAAAACATTAGTTTTTTGTTTCTACCTGGTAGTTAATTGCACTGTCCAAGGTCTGAATTAGTCCAtgaatggaggagaggatgaaaaaCAGAAGTGTTTTGCCCGTACAGAAACTGAATTTAACAGCCCTGCGTCTAGCTCATCTCTCTGAAGTCGTTCTGCCTTGAATTAGTCACAGTGGTATCTTTTGACTGTGAGTTCTCACCAGAGATCTTTGAGGTGTGTCTGAAGAGATTGTCTGAAGAATATTCTTCTGATATAGACTGGATGAAAACAAGACTCGGTTAGGAGCTCTGACTGCTCAGATGTTTTGTATTGATTTGCTGTATATCATTGTGCTTTTGCAAATGTGAAAATATGGCAAACATACCAACTCTAACAATTCCAGTTCAATAATTGAAAAGTGTCATTTATTTATCATATCAAAGAGGATTTTCAAATGATTTCCTTAAAGGACTGAACAAAAAAGAGCCCTCACTATGCATTGATTTAAGTTTTATATTTCAAAGCATTTTGACAATCAGATGATTCAGGCCCGTGTTTCTTTTGCAGATCTTCTCTAACGACGGTCTGTTCAAGAGTCGCTTTGGGGTGCGTGGACGGTCTCCAGGGCAACTGCAGCGGCCCACAGGAGTGGCGGTCCACCCCAACGGTGACATCATAATAGCTGACTACGACAACAAGTGGGTTAGCATCTTCTCCA
This genomic interval from Salvelinus alpinus chromosome 6, SLU_Salpinus.1, whole genome shotgun sequence contains the following:
- the trim2a gene encoding tripartite motif-containing protein 2 isoform X1, which gives rise to MASEGSSSIPSPVVRQIDKQFLICSICLDRYDNPKVLPCLHTFCERCLQNYIPAHSLTLSCPVCRQTSILPEKGVAALQSNFFITNLMDVLQRPPSDSRSQENAVLETISSVATGQPLSCPNHVGNVMEFYCPPCETAMCQDCTSGEHAEHPTVPLKDVVEQHKASLQEQLDAVKNRLPEIDSALQVLSEILQQLTNQKSSIEGDIHTTFDELQKTLNVRKSVLLMELEVNYGLKQKVLQAQLDTLFQGQDGINSSCNFTEQALSHGTEAEVLLVKKQMSERLSELASQELPLQPGENDQLDFLVETEGLKKSIHNLGTIVTTNAVASETVATGEGLRQCVAGLPTSVTITTKDKDGELCKMGKANITAEIATPDGSVGDGEILDNKNGTYEYLYTAPKEGSLTLSLRLYDQHIKGSPFKIKATKSADVSPSTESAKKRLKSPGSSHVKQKAIKRPASMYSTGKRKENPIEDDLIFRIGTKGRNKGEFTNLQGVAASSVGKVLIADSNNQCVQIFSNDGLFKSRFGVRGRSPGQLQRPTGVAVHPNGDIIIADYDNKWVSIFSSDGKFKNKIGSGKLMGPKGVSVDRNGHVIIVDNKACCVFIFQPNGKLVTKFGNRGNGDRQFAGTLNGPHFAAVNHNNEIIVTDFHNHSVKVFNPEGEFLLKFGSNGEGNGQFNAPTGVAVDVNGNIIVADWGNSRIQVFDGSGSFLSYINTSADPLYGPQGLALTSDGHVVVADSGNHCFKVYRYLQ
- the trim2a gene encoding tripartite motif-containing protein 2 isoform X2, translated to MASEGSSSIPSPVVRQIDKQFLICSICLDRYDNPKVLPCLHTFCERCLQNYIPAHSLTLSCPVCRQTSILPEKGVAALQSNFFITNLMDVLQRPPSDSRSQENAVLETISSVATGQPLSCPNHVGNVMEFYCPPCETAMCQDCTSGEHAEHPTVPLKDVVEQHKASLQEQLDAVKNRLPEIDSALQVLSEILQQLTNQKSSIEGDIHTTFDELQKTLNVRKSVLLMELEVNYGLKQKVLQAQLDTLFQGQDGINSSCNFTEQALSHGTEAEVLLVKKQMSERLSELASQELPLQPGENDQLDFLVETEGLKKSIHNLGTIVTTNAVASETVATGEGLRQCVAGLPTSVTITTKDKDGELCKMGKANITAEIATPDGSVGDGEILDNKNGTYEYLYTAPKEGSLTLSLRLYDQHIKGSPFKIKATKSADVSPSTESAKKRLKSPGSSHVKQKAIKRPASMYSTGKRKENPIEDDLIFRIGTKGRNKGEFTNLQGVAASSVGKVLIADSNNQCVQIFSNDGLFKSRFGVRGRSPGQLQRPTGVAVHPNGDIIIADYDNKWVSIFSSDGKFKNKIGSGKLMGPKGVSVDRNGHVIIVDNKACCVFIFQPNGKLVTKFGNRGNGDRQFAGPHFAAVNHNNEIIVTDFHNHSVKVFNPEGEFLLKFGSNGEGNGQFNAPTGVAVDVNGNIIVADWGNSRIQVFDGSGSFLSYINTSADPLYGPQGLALTSDGHVVVADSGNHCFKVYRYLQ
- the trim2a gene encoding tripartite motif-containing protein 2 isoform X3, which encodes MPGPLRQPQSAALPPYLLCLQNYIPAHSLTLSCPVCRQTSILPEKGVAALQSNFFITNLMDVLQRPPSDSRSQENAVLETISSVATGQPLSCPNHVGNVMEFYCPPCETAMCQDCTSGEHAEHPTVPLKDVVEQHKASLQEQLDAVKNRLPEIDSALQVLSEILQQLTNQKSSIEGDIHTTFDELQKTLNVRKSVLLMELEVNYGLKQKVLQAQLDTLFQGQDGINSSCNFTEQALSHGTEAEVLLVKKQMSERLSELASQELPLQPGENDQLDFLVETEGLKKSIHNLGTIVTTNAVASETVATGEGLRQCVAGLPTSVTITTKDKDGELCKMGKANITAEIATPDGSVGDGEILDNKNGTYEYLYTAPKEGSLTLSLRLYDQHIKGSPFKIKATKSADVSPSTESAKKRLKSPGSSHVKQKAIKRPASMYSTGKRKENPIEDDLIFRIGTKGRNKGEFTNLQGVAASSVGKVLIADSNNQCVQIFSNDGLFKSRFGVRGRSPGQLQRPTGVAVHPNGDIIIADYDNKWVSIFSSDGKFKNKIGSGKLMGPKGVSVDRNGHVIIVDNKACCVFIFQPNGKLVTKFGNRGNGDRQFAGTLNGPHFAAVNHNNEIIVTDFHNHSVKVFNPEGEFLLKFGSNGEGNGQFNAPTGVAVDVNGNIIVADWGNSRIQVFDGSGSFLSYINTSADPLYGPQGLALTSDGHVVVADSGNHCFKVYRYLQ